Proteins encoded together in one Vigna angularis cultivar LongXiaoDou No.4 chromosome 5, ASM1680809v1, whole genome shotgun sequence window:
- the LOC108340522 gene encoding receptor-like protein kinase THESEUS 1: MVKMELMRWVPLVLVVVFLVLVNGSFSLYTPPDSYLIACGSSQNITFQGRTFVPDSQHSSLVMKTGNSFVASTNSSAPFPIYQSARVFTEKASYRFEIQQEGRHWVRLYFSPLPNSSHNLTSASLTVVTDDFVLLSNFTFRKYNGSYMFKEYVVNVTSDALVVTFIPSNGSVAFVNGIEVVSMPNELFVDQALSVNPPAPFNGLSDLAFETVYRLNMGGPLITSENDTLGRTWLNDRKYLHVNSSVLNVSVNPSSIKYPVAVTPETAPNWVYATAEAMGDANVNDPNFNITWVFNVDPNFSYFIRAHFCDIMSKSLNNLVFNMFINSDIALQSLDLSTMTNDLAVPYFKDFVANASADSNTLTVSVGPDPVADFPNATMNGLEIMKISNSLKSLDGLYSVHSLLPGSHSKKSMVGVIVGSAVGAVAALAIAGLCYCCLVGRKSKSSTQQGHSWLPLPLYGNSLTMTKNSTLSQKSGTASCISLASSNLGRFFNFQEILDATNKFDEKLLLGVGGFGRVYKGTLEDGTNVAVKRGNPRSEQGLAEFRTEIEMLSKLRHRHLVSLIGYCDERSEMILVYEYMANGPLRSHLYGTELPPLSWKQRLEICIGAARGLHYLHTGAAQSIIHRDVKTTNILLDENFVAKVADFGLSKTGPSLDQTHVSTAVKGSFGYLDPEYFRRQQLTEKSDVYSFGVVLMEVLCTRPALNPVLPREQVNIAEWAMTWQKKGMLDQIMDQNLVGKVNPASLKKFGETAEKCLAEHGVDRPSMGDVLWNLEYALQLQETSSALMEPEDNSTNHITGIQLTPPDHFDNSVSMIDGGNSCTDDDAEDAATSAVFSQLVNPRGR, encoded by the coding sequence ATGGTGAAGATGGAACTCATGAGATGGGTTCCCTTGGTGTTGGTTGTTGTTTTTCTAGTTTTGGTTAATGGGTCGTTTTCCTTATACACTCCTCCTGATAGCTATCTAATTGCATGTGGTTCTTCTCAAAACATCACCTTTCAAGGACGCACTTTTGTTCCTGACTCACAGCATTCTTCACTTGTAATGAAAACTGGGAATTCTTTTGTTGCTAGCACCAATTCTAGTGCCCCTTTTCCCATTTACCAATCGGCTCGGGTTTTCACCGAGAAAGCTTCTTATAGGTTTGAGATTCAGCAAGAAGGTAGGCACTGGGTTAGGCTATACTTTTCCCCTCTTCCAAACTCCAGCCACAACTTGACTTCAGCTTCTTTGACAGTGGTTACTGATGATTTTGTACTCTTGAGCAACTTCACCTTTAGGAAATACAATGGTTCTTATATGTTCAAGGAGTATGTTGTGAATGTAACCTCTGATGCATTGGTTGTGACCTTCATTCCTTCCAATGGTTCGGTGGCCTTTGTGAATGGAATTGAAGTTGTGTCAATGCCAAATGAGCTGTTTGTTGATCAGGCACTCTCTGTTAACCCGCCAGCACCATTCAATGGACTTTCTGACCTTGCCTTTGAAACTGTTTATCGGTTGAATATGGGGGGTCCTTTGATTACTTCTGAAAATGACACCCTGGGTAGGACTTGGCTGAATGATAGAAAATACCTTCATGTGAACAGCTCAGTCCTTAATGTATCGGTGAATCCTTCAAGCATTAAGTATCCCGTGGCTGTTACACCTGAGACTGCCCCAAATTGGGTCTATGCCACTGCTGAAGCAATGGGGGATGCTAATGTAAATGATCCAAATTTCAACATCACTTGGGTCTTCAATGTGGATCCAAATTTTTCCTATTTCATTCGGGCGCACTTCTGTGATATTATGAGCAAGTCACTCAACAATTTAGTCTTCAACATGTTCATAAATTCTGACATAGCTCTTCAAAGCCTTGATCTCTCAACCATGACTAATGACTTGGCTGTGCCTTACTTCAAGGACTTTGTTGCCAATGCCTCTGCAGACTCAAACACTTTGACTGTGAGTGTTGGTCCAGATCCTGTGGCTGACTTTCCAAATGCCACTATGAATGGGTTGGAGATAATGAAGATCAGCAACTCGTTAAAGAGCTTGGATGGGCTTTATTCAGTTCACAGTCTTCTTCCAGGTTCACATTCAAAGAAAAGCATGGTAGGAGTAATTGTTGGTTCTGCTGTTGGTGCTGTAGCAGCTTTAGCAATAGCTGGTTTGTGTTATTGCTGCTTGGTGGGACGCAAATCAAAGTCATCCACTCAACAGGGCCATTCATGGCTGCCTCTGCCCCTTTATGGAAACTCTCTCACCATGACAAAAAATTCAACACTTTCACAGAAGAGTGGAACCGCAAGCTGCATTTCTTTAGCTTCATCAAATCTCGGACGGTTCTTCAACTTCCAGGAAATCCTAGATGCTACCAACAAATTTGATGAGAAGCTACTTCTGGGTGTTGGTGGTTTTGGAAGGGTTTACAAAGGAACGCTTGAAGATGGGACCAATGTAGCTGTGAAAAGGGGTAACCCAAGATCCGAGCAAGGGCTTGCAGAATTCCGGACAGAAATTGAAATGTTATCCAAGCTTCGCCATCGCCATCTTGTGTCCCTCATTGGTTATTGTGATGAGAGGTCAGAAATGATTCTTGTGTATGAATACATGGCTAACGGACCCCTCAGGAGTCATCTGTATGGAACAGAGCTGCCACCTCTCTCATGGAAGCAGCGGCTGGAGATTTGCATTGGAGCAGCAAGAGGCCTTCATTATCTCCACACCGGAGCAGCTCAAAGCATAATTCACCGAGATGTGAAGACAACAAATATCCTCTTAGATGAGAACTTTGTTGCAAAAGTTGCCGATTTTGGCCTCTCCAAGACTGGTCCTTCTCTTGATCAGACCCATGTGAGCACTGCTGTGAAGGGTAGTTTTGGTTATCTTGATCCTGAATACTTCAGAAGGCAACAGCTTACTGAAAAATCAGATGTGTATTCATTTGGGGTAGTGTTGATGGAAGTGTTATGCACAAGGCCAGCCTTGAACCCTGTACTTCCAAGGGAGCAGGTAAACATAGCTGAATGGGCAATGACCTGGCAGAAAAAGGGTATGCTTGATCAAATCATGGATCAGAATCTTGTTGGCAAGGTGAATCCTGCATCCCTGAAGAAGTTCGGGGAGACAGCAGAGAAGTGCTTGGCCGAGCACGGCGTGGACCGGCCGTCCATGGGAGATGTTTTGTGGAATCTTGAGTATGCATTGCAGCTTCAAGAGACATCATCAGCACTCATGGAGCCAGAAGACAACAGCACAAACCACATCACTGGAATTCAGTTGACACCCCCAGACCATTTTGATAACAGTGTGAGTATGATTGATGGGGGAAACTCTTGCACTGATGATGATGCAGAAGATGCTGCTACAAGTGCAGTGTTCTCACAATTGGTAAATCCTCGTGGAAGATGA
- the LOC108340147 gene encoding uncharacterized protein LOC108340147: MVCFCFLVDQTKKVKRSKPVAGSCSRCGGGASVADMITQTRFCYVPFYCKSWKAIMCTFCGAMLKSYT; the protein is encoded by the coding sequence ATGGTTTGCTTTTGTTTTCTGGTGGATCAGACAAAGAAAGTGAAGCGGAGCAAGCCGGTGGCCGGGTCCTGCTCGCGGTGCGGCGGAGGTGCCAGTGTGGCAGACATGATTACTCAAACCAGATTTTGCTATGTTCCTTTCTATTGCAAATCTTGGAAGGCTATCATGTGCACTTTCTGTGGAGCCATGCTCAAGTCTTACACATGa